In the genome of Rhizobium etli 8C-3, one region contains:
- a CDS encoding TadE/TadG family type IV pilus assembly protein, with translation MLSRVIRRFWNDHHGYVIALTLIAMPLLLGFSLLVIDVGRSSNLHTDLQSAVDAMALAGARELDGRDDAIDRADAAIEKIANSAAFSGGGNGMSLGSYITVSYDPGNDAGSTVIVKYLKSIPAQDDDDIDLDTMEAENSNEASYAWVVAKEQAMQTIFPIPVGFTRDTVNVSADAVAVYRVSACDVTPMFICNPFEPVGNTSETASEDAAEALHTNFAAGNLYGVQIELHSTSASNPGPGNFGFLRTPLGNGAAVLAEALATGNPGTCYTRDSLDTETGAKAGPIEDGVNTRFGFYGSIGSKTDPRYRPAQNVRSAQTASEKGKDACKAYDPVKVGDIVGDPAKALPLGYGAAMTSLSGGKISSGNNWQYTTYWNVAQGTAAPSVSTILSTSSSYPQQAAGTPSQPSAYDVYRYELANPALISHASANGETGTPATGGQCYGGPDLADYTAAEYGDRREIFSAIVNCGYEQSVGHLNGHKATRAVAFARMFLTKPAIKDASERYLSLEMIDITGKGGRGTLDEFLREEAELVR, from the coding sequence ATGCTTAGCAGGGTTATCCGACGGTTCTGGAATGATCATCATGGCTACGTCATCGCCTTGACGCTCATCGCCATGCCGCTGCTTCTGGGCTTTTCGCTGCTGGTCATCGATGTGGGCCGCAGCAGCAATCTGCATACCGACCTGCAGAGCGCCGTCGATGCCATGGCGCTCGCCGGAGCCCGAGAACTCGATGGCCGCGACGATGCGATCGACCGGGCGGATGCGGCAATTGAGAAAATTGCCAACAGTGCAGCTTTTTCCGGTGGCGGAAACGGCATGTCGCTCGGCTCGTACATAACGGTGAGCTATGATCCCGGAAACGATGCCGGCAGCACCGTTATTGTCAAATATCTCAAGAGCATACCGGCTCAGGATGACGACGACATCGACCTTGATACGATGGAGGCGGAGAATTCCAACGAAGCCTCCTACGCTTGGGTGGTCGCCAAAGAACAGGCGATGCAGACGATCTTCCCGATACCAGTCGGCTTCACGCGTGACACAGTGAACGTCTCGGCGGATGCCGTGGCGGTCTACCGGGTGAGCGCCTGCGATGTGACGCCGATGTTTATCTGCAATCCCTTCGAGCCCGTTGGGAACACGAGCGAGACTGCAAGCGAAGATGCGGCTGAGGCCTTGCACACCAACTTTGCGGCCGGGAACCTCTATGGCGTGCAGATCGAGCTTCACAGCACTTCGGCGTCCAACCCCGGTCCCGGAAACTTCGGGTTCTTGCGAACCCCCTTGGGCAACGGGGCGGCCGTGCTGGCGGAGGCTCTTGCCACCGGCAATCCCGGTACCTGCTATACGCGAGACAGCCTGGATACCGAGACCGGTGCAAAGGCGGGGCCGATCGAAGACGGCGTGAATACGCGCTTCGGGTTTTACGGTTCAATCGGCAGTAAGACCGATCCGCGTTACCGGCCGGCGCAGAACGTGCGTTCCGCTCAAACGGCATCCGAAAAGGGCAAGGACGCCTGCAAAGCCTACGATCCTGTGAAGGTCGGAGACATTGTCGGCGATCCCGCCAAGGCTTTGCCGCTAGGTTACGGAGCGGCCATGACCTCCCTGTCCGGCGGCAAGATCAGCAGCGGCAACAACTGGCAGTATACGACATACTGGAACGTTGCGCAGGGAACGGCCGCTCCCTCAGTCAGTACGATCCTAAGCACCTCCTCCAGTTACCCGCAGCAGGCAGCCGGTACACCATCCCAACCTTCCGCCTACGACGTCTACCGCTACGAACTGGCCAACCCCGCACTGATCAGCCATGCCTCGGCAAACGGCGAGACGGGGACGCCTGCGACCGGCGGCCAGTGCTACGGCGGGCCTGACCTGGCGGACTATACGGCGGCCGAATATGGCGATCGTCGCGAGATCTTCTCTGCCATCGTAAATTGCGGCTACGAGCAGTCCGTTGGCCACCTGAACGGCCATAAGGCCACGCGGGCGGTCGCCTTTGCGCGGATGTTCCTGACAAAGCCCGCGATCAAAGACGCCAGTGAGCGGTACCTTTCCCTGGAAATGATCGACATAACCGGCAAGGGCGGACGCGGTACGCTCGACGAGTTTTTGCGCGAAGAAGCGGAGCTGGTCCGATGA
- a CDS encoding type II and III secretion system protein family protein, with the protein MSRCGKKGIAGSRSLAALVAVFSACVCWGPDFAGRAEAQEKFVTLGGSVQQITLPPNETLTLNTGQTFGDLVIGSADMIDVVPLSDRSLFIRAKQIGATNISVYDDSKKLLGVIDVRVASDFSEAALAIRSAAPSARVRVFNSNDRIRVTGTVRDAVELQRVIEIAQSYSERPVLNQLRVSDSQQVMLEVRVIEASRQTGRDLGIGWSGQGNNGIGKATTSQGIGVDDGNLVRTLLDPKGAATGMQPFGQLIAKVLEISGGQIDVVINALEQKGVVRRLAQPNLIAMSGSTASFHAGGEVPILTTTTNGATVATETDYRPFGVRLTFKPVVLDDGLINLQIEPEVSELDTSINVNGNPGFISRAASTTVALRDGQSFAMAGLLQSINAKDIQQLPGLGQIPILGALFRSTSFQKKESDLVIVVTPHIVRPASPGEDLYSPLDQTRSSNDAELFALGILEVDKDMLRRFRNGEGVKGPYGHRLDLDQGGQLAVAKR; encoded by the coding sequence ATGTCAAGGTGTGGCAAGAAGGGAATAGCAGGATCCAGAAGCCTTGCGGCGCTAGTCGCAGTGTTTTCGGCCTGTGTGTGCTGGGGGCCGGACTTTGCCGGCCGCGCCGAGGCACAGGAAAAGTTCGTGACGCTCGGCGGGTCGGTGCAGCAGATCACGCTGCCTCCAAACGAGACGCTGACCCTCAATACCGGCCAGACGTTCGGCGATCTCGTCATCGGCAGCGCCGATATGATCGACGTGGTGCCGCTGTCAGACCGGTCGCTATTCATCCGCGCCAAGCAGATCGGCGCCACCAATATCTCGGTCTATGATGACAGCAAGAAACTCCTCGGCGTCATCGACGTCCGCGTCGCCAGCGATTTCAGCGAGGCGGCGCTTGCAATCCGCTCCGCCGCGCCCTCGGCCCGGGTCCGTGTTTTCAACTCCAACGATCGCATCCGCGTAACCGGCACCGTGCGTGATGCCGTGGAACTGCAGCGGGTGATTGAAATTGCCCAGTCCTATTCCGAGCGACCGGTGCTGAACCAGCTGAGAGTCAGCGACAGCCAGCAGGTGATGCTGGAGGTGCGTGTCATCGAAGCCTCGCGCCAGACCGGCCGCGACCTGGGGATTGGTTGGTCCGGGCAGGGAAATAACGGCATCGGCAAGGCAACGACCAGTCAGGGCATCGGAGTGGACGACGGCAACCTCGTCCGCACCCTGCTCGACCCCAAGGGCGCGGCCACAGGCATGCAGCCCTTCGGCCAACTAATCGCCAAGGTGCTGGAAATCTCGGGTGGCCAAATTGACGTGGTGATCAACGCGCTCGAGCAGAAAGGTGTGGTGCGCCGACTGGCGCAGCCGAACCTGATCGCCATGAGCGGCTCGACCGCCAGCTTCCATGCAGGCGGCGAAGTGCCGATCCTGACGACGACGACCAACGGCGCGACCGTCGCCACCGAGACCGACTATCGCCCGTTCGGCGTGCGGCTGACTTTCAAGCCGGTTGTTCTCGATGACGGTCTCATCAACCTGCAGATCGAGCCGGAAGTCTCCGAGCTCGATACATCGATCAACGTCAACGGCAATCCAGGCTTCATCTCGCGCGCTGCCAGCACCACGGTGGCGCTGCGCGACGGGCAGAGCTTTGCAATGGCGGGGCTCTTGCAGTCGATCAATGCCAAGGACATCCAACAATTACCGGGCCTTGGGCAGATCCCAATTCTCGGCGCGCTGTTCCGCTCGACGAGTTTCCAGAAAAAGGAATCCGATCTCGTCATCGTCGTCACACCGCATATCGTGCGGCCGGCCTCGCCAGGCGAGGACCTCTACAGTCCGCTCGACCAGACACGTTCGTCGAACGACGCGGAGCTGTTTGCGCTTGGAATACTGGAAGTGGACAAAGACATGTTGCGGCGCTTTCGCAACGGCGAAGGTGTGAAGGGCCCCTATGGCCATCGTCTCGATCTGGATCAGGGAGGCCAACTTGCTGTTGCAAAAAGATAG
- the cpaB gene encoding Flp pilus assembly protein CpaB, with product MRSSTIFSLVIAFVLAGAAVFGMREYLADQQARLLAMGRTKTQEKSLIVAAKPMRFGDRVRAENLKAIPWPSNETPTGSFASIEAVVGDDAQPRYAMGAIDPGEPVLSSKITGAGERATLSAALDQGMKAVSIRVNDVLGVAGFVRPSDRVDVLLTRLVRGQAGNDQTFVDVLLQGVKVLAVDQTADERKDEPSVVKTVTFEVTTDEAQRLTLGATIGTLSLALRNIASSSVEETRQITIADLGGGPTATELGKDLTKTPEREKQVQIVETKVEPVLPIEPKWATVGVWNTTKREEHRVGLIQ from the coding sequence ATGCGTTCTTCAACGATTTTCAGTCTCGTTATTGCTTTCGTGCTCGCAGGAGCAGCGGTTTTCGGGATGCGCGAGTATCTCGCCGATCAGCAGGCCAGGCTCCTGGCAATGGGCCGCACCAAAACGCAGGAAAAGTCATTAATTGTCGCCGCCAAGCCGATGCGCTTCGGCGATCGAGTGCGTGCCGAAAATCTCAAGGCCATTCCGTGGCCCTCAAACGAAACACCCACAGGCTCTTTCGCCAGCATCGAGGCGGTCGTCGGCGACGATGCCCAGCCGCGCTATGCCATGGGAGCGATCGATCCGGGCGAGCCGGTGCTTTCCTCGAAGATCACCGGTGCCGGCGAGCGTGCCACGCTGTCGGCGGCGCTCGACCAGGGCATGAAGGCCGTTTCCATCCGCGTCAACGATGTGCTCGGCGTCGCCGGCTTTGTGCGGCCGTCCGACCGCGTCGACGTTCTCCTGACGCGATTGGTTCGCGGCCAGGCCGGCAACGACCAGACCTTTGTCGACGTGCTGCTGCAGGGGGTAAAGGTGCTCGCCGTGGACCAGACCGCAGACGAGCGCAAGGACGAGCCTTCCGTCGTCAAAACCGTCACCTTCGAGGTGACGACCGACGAGGCGCAACGTCTCACGCTCGGCGCCACAATCGGAACGCTGTCTCTGGCACTTCGCAACATCGCCTCGTCCTCCGTCGAAGAAACCCGGCAGATCACCATCGCCGATCTCGGCGGTGGGCCGACTGCGACCGAACTCGGCAAGGATCTGACGAAGACGCCAGAGCGCGAAAAACAAGTTCAGATTGTCGAAACCAAGGTCGAACCGGTATTGCCGATTGAGCCAAAGTGGGCAACTGTGGGCGTCTGGAACACGACGAAGCGCGAGGAGCACAGAGTCGGCCTGATCCAGTGA
- a CDS encoding prepilin peptidase, translating into MIPIVSFTTWLAVLLFLYAGWTDFQTWKIPNTLVLALIALYALRAVAVMVSSEDIGATLFALTGIGGDVGAGLLMFVLGVVLWAFGMFGAGDAKLFLPIGLFIGWHGMLPFSIFLLVFGVATLLMLRLPIPLPFKHLAFFMRIEEIRASRKVPYGVVMVFATLLTLASA; encoded by the coding sequence ATGATACCAATAGTCAGCTTTACTACATGGCTTGCAGTATTGCTTTTTCTTTACGCCGGGTGGACCGATTTCCAAACGTGGAAGATCCCCAATACGCTGGTCCTTGCGCTCATTGCCCTTTATGCGTTGCGCGCTGTGGCCGTGATGGTGAGCTCCGAGGATATCGGCGCGACGCTGTTTGCCTTAACTGGAATCGGCGGCGACGTCGGTGCCGGCCTGCTGATGTTTGTGCTCGGTGTCGTGCTCTGGGCTTTCGGGATGTTCGGCGCCGGAGACGCCAAGCTCTTCCTGCCGATCGGCCTTTTCATCGGCTGGCACGGCATGCTGCCGTTTTCGATCTTCCTCCTCGTCTTCGGCGTCGCGACCTTGCTGATGCTGCGGCTGCCCATCCCGCTACCCTTCAAGCATCTCGCCTTTTTCATGCGAATCGAGGAAATCCGGGCGAGCCGAAAGGTACCCTATGGTGTCGTCATGGTATTTGCGACGCTCCTCACCCTTGCCTCTGCTTAG
- a CDS encoding SOS response-associated peptidase, which yields MCNLYRMLSNQEAIRSITRAMIDSTGNLEPIVEMWPDRMAPIVRNTPAGRELANVRWGLPSSSQALFQAATKRADSLRKKGRDVDFQELLKMEPDGGTTNVRNVESRHWKRWQGVEFRCVVPFTAFAEPDPASKLEGGRTPNAWFAANPDCPLMFFAGFWVPQWQSVRKIKEGLVTADLYGFLTTEPNAIMAPIHEKAMPVVLSNEDEIETWLTAPWEEARALQRPLPNDKLVQLPVELAVA from the coding sequence GTGTGCAATCTCTACCGGATGCTGAGCAACCAGGAGGCAATCCGCTCGATCACCAGAGCAATGATCGACAGCACCGGCAATCTGGAGCCGATCGTCGAAATGTGGCCCGACAGAATGGCGCCGATCGTCCGCAACACACCAGCCGGCCGTGAGCTGGCAAATGTGCGATGGGGTCTTCCGAGCTCGTCACAGGCGCTGTTTCAGGCGGCCACCAAGCGAGCGGACTCTCTGCGCAAGAAAGGCAGGGACGTCGATTTCCAGGAACTCCTGAAAATGGAGCCCGACGGCGGAACAACCAATGTCCGCAACGTCGAAAGCAGGCATTGGAAGCGCTGGCAGGGCGTTGAGTTTCGTTGCGTCGTTCCCTTTACGGCTTTCGCCGAACCGGACCCGGCCAGCAAACTCGAAGGCGGCAGAACTCCAAATGCGTGGTTTGCGGCCAATCCGGATTGCCCGCTGATGTTCTTCGCTGGATTCTGGGTGCCGCAATGGCAAAGCGTTCGCAAGATCAAGGAAGGCTTGGTCACGGCCGATCTCTACGGCTTCCTGACGACCGAGCCGAACGCCATTATGGCGCCGATCCACGAAAAGGCCATGCCGGTCGTCCTGTCGAACGAGGATGAAATCGAGACCTGGCTGACGGCACCATGGGAAGAGGCACGTGCGCTGCAGCGTCCGCTCCCGAATGACAAGCTCGTGCAATTGCCCGTCGAGCTGGCCGTCGCATGA
- a CDS encoding NAD(P)H-dependent flavin oxidoreductase produces the protein MSLPKILTENLRLPVLASPLFIISHPALTLAQCKAGVIGAFPALNARPESQLDEWLAMVTEDIAAYNAANPGRPAAPFAVNQIVHMSNKRLEHDLRLCVKYKVPIVISSLGAVPEVNAAVHSYGGIVLHDVINNRHANSAIRKGADGLIAVAAGAGGHAGTLSPFALVQEIREWFDGPLLLAGAIATGGAILAAQAMGADMAYIGTPFIATEEARATDAYKQAIVAGAANDIVYSNYFTGVHGNYLKPSIQAVGLDPDNLPVADPSKMDFEQAVGGAKAWKDVWGSGQGISAIKAVQPVAKLVDRLESEYRAARARLAL, from the coding sequence ATGTCCCTTCCCAAAATCCTCACGGAAAATCTGAGATTGCCGGTCCTTGCTTCACCGCTCTTTATCATCTCCCACCCTGCCCTGACATTGGCGCAATGCAAGGCGGGCGTGATCGGCGCCTTTCCGGCACTGAATGCCCGGCCGGAAAGTCAGCTCGACGAGTGGCTGGCAATGGTCACTGAAGACATCGCAGCCTATAACGCCGCCAATCCAGGCAGGCCGGCAGCACCCTTTGCCGTAAACCAGATCGTCCACATGTCGAACAAGCGGCTCGAACACGACCTGCGCCTCTGCGTCAAGTACAAGGTGCCGATCGTGATCTCTTCGCTCGGTGCCGTGCCCGAAGTGAATGCGGCCGTGCACTCCTATGGCGGCATCGTGCTCCACGACGTCATCAACAACCGCCACGCAAATTCGGCGATCAGGAAGGGTGCAGACGGACTGATCGCGGTTGCGGCAGGCGCTGGCGGGCATGCCGGCACGCTGTCGCCCTTCGCTCTGGTGCAGGAAATCCGTGAATGGTTTGATGGGCCACTGCTTTTGGCAGGCGCCATCGCCACCGGCGGCGCAATCCTCGCGGCACAGGCGATGGGTGCCGACATGGCCTATATCGGAACGCCGTTCATCGCGACCGAGGAAGCGCGTGCCACCGACGCCTACAAGCAGGCAATCGTCGCGGGCGCTGCAAACGACATCGTTTATTCCAACTATTTCACCGGTGTGCATGGCAACTACCTGAAGCCGTCGATCCAGGCCGTCGGCCTCGATCCGGACAACTTGCCGGTGGCGGACCCATCGAAGATGGATTTCGAGCAGGCCGTCGGCGGCGCCAAGGCCTGGAAGGATGTCTGGGGCAGCGGTCAGGGGATCAGCGCCATCAAGGCTGTCCAGCCGGTCGCCAAGCTCGTTGACAGGCTGGAAAGCGAATACCGGGCAGCACGCGCTCGCCTCGCGCTCTGA
- a CDS encoding regulator, producing MSGLETAIRTALNNSDRDNPEVRARIYQSARQALEAGLRKQDITDREAIAHHRHRLETTIHMIEAEERERLHPRQGPPEVPVPPVAEIPPPVRHDDDRFEDDAPQVGGETRGYSARPAHDESSLDDVHAATSGHLGTAPQTVEGLAAASRPSARMDFRPEGAAKRRKPRKLFSRLLVWCVLIAFVGMGAWWAYKSGLFLTAAERDTSVANPPARTEPEDFDGADEGAANTAPHVDQPITIDPQNRFSAEWIEIFEPSDAAKIESGPRARTESIAENDGPAVRLISESNGADGNIGIGVPKDVLRELAGKSSTIAITLQSTSDEPTQVMVECNFQSLGNCARHRFSVTREKSDALLQVTFDRSIAPSGDGRLMINSDVDGKARGINLYAVRILPGQ from the coding sequence GTGAGCGGATTAGAAACGGCAATCAGAACGGCGCTTAACAACTCCGATCGCGATAATCCGGAAGTCCGTGCAAGGATCTATCAATCGGCCCGCCAGGCATTGGAGGCCGGTCTTCGCAAGCAGGATATCACTGACCGGGAAGCGATTGCGCATCATCGTCATCGGCTCGAAACGACCATTCACATGATCGAGGCCGAAGAACGCGAGCGCCTTCATCCGCGCCAGGGGCCACCAGAAGTGCCCGTTCCGCCCGTCGCCGAAATCCCGCCGCCCGTCAGGCACGACGACGACCGCTTTGAAGACGACGCGCCTCAGGTCGGCGGTGAAACTCGAGGGTATTCGGCAAGGCCTGCCCACGACGAGTCGAGCCTTGATGACGTCCATGCCGCCACGTCCGGTCACCTCGGCACTGCACCTCAGACCGTCGAAGGCCTTGCCGCCGCAAGCCGCCCCTCCGCCCGTATGGATTTCCGGCCGGAGGGGGCTGCAAAACGCCGCAAGCCGCGAAAGCTCTTCTCGCGGCTGCTTGTTTGGTGCGTGCTGATCGCCTTTGTCGGCATGGGTGCCTGGTGGGCTTATAAGTCCGGCCTCTTCCTGACGGCGGCCGAACGTGACACCAGCGTGGCCAATCCGCCTGCCCGTACCGAGCCGGAAGACTTCGATGGTGCGGACGAAGGTGCTGCGAACACGGCGCCGCATGTCGATCAGCCGATAACGATCGACCCGCAGAACCGCTTTTCTGCGGAATGGATCGAGATATTCGAGCCTTCGGACGCTGCCAAGATCGAAAGCGGCCCGCGGGCACGGACGGAAAGCATCGCCGAAAACGATGGCCCAGCTGTTCGCTTGATCTCTGAAAGCAACGGCGCCGATGGCAATATCGGCATCGGCGTCCCGAAAGACGTACTTCGAGAGCTCGCCGGGAAATCCTCGACGATCGCGATCACCCTACAATCGACGAGCGACGAGCCGACGCAGGTTATGGTCGAATGCAATTTCCAATCGCTTGGAAATTGCGCTCGCCATAGGTTCAGCGTCACCCGCGAAAAGTCCGACGCTCTGCTCCAGGTTACCTTTGACAGGTCGATCGCGCCAAGTGGCGATGGCAGGCTGATGATCAACAGCGATGTCGACGGCAAGGCGCGAGGCATCAACCTCTACGCCGTTCGCATCCTTCCGGGGCAGTGA
- the ppk2 gene encoding polyphosphate kinase 2 yields MAEAVESRAVELDIRGKKRVFDVDDPVLPDWIDEGALESGDFPYKKKLKEEEYLEELEKLQIELVKVQFWLQATGKRVMALFEGRDAAGKGGAISASSAHMNPRLARVVALAKPNDRELGQWYFQRYIAQFPTAGEFVLFDRSWYNRAGVEPVMGFCTPKQYEDFLKQAPQLEKIIAHEGIHFFKFYLDIGREMQLKRFHDRRHDPLKVWKLSSMDIAALAKWDDYSDKRERMLKETHTEFAPWTVIRANDKRRARLNLVRHMLKKIDYDNKDDKAIGDLDDKIIGTGPGFLK; encoded by the coding sequence ATGGCCGAAGCTGTCGAAAGCCGCGCGGTTGAACTGGACATCAGGGGCAAGAAGCGCGTCTTCGATGTCGACGATCCGGTACTTCCAGACTGGATCGATGAAGGGGCGCTGGAATCGGGGGATTTCCCTTACAAGAAAAAGCTGAAAGAGGAGGAGTATCTCGAAGAGCTGGAAAAGCTGCAGATCGAACTGGTCAAAGTGCAGTTCTGGCTGCAGGCAACCGGCAAGCGGGTGATGGCACTTTTTGAAGGCCGCGATGCAGCCGGCAAGGGCGGCGCCATCTCGGCCTCGTCCGCACACATGAACCCGCGCCTTGCCCGCGTCGTCGCACTCGCCAAGCCCAATGACCGCGAACTCGGCCAGTGGTATTTCCAGCGCTATATCGCGCAGTTTCCGACGGCCGGCGAGTTCGTCCTCTTTGACCGCTCCTGGTACAACCGCGCAGGTGTCGAGCCGGTCATGGGGTTTTGCACGCCCAAGCAGTATGAGGATTTTCTCAAGCAGGCGCCGCAGCTGGAAAAGATCATTGCCCACGAAGGCATTCACTTCTTCAAGTTCTATCTGGATATAGGCCGCGAGATGCAACTCAAGCGCTTCCACGACCGCAGGCATGATCCGCTGAAGGTTTGGAAGCTGTCCTCGATGGATATCGCGGCGCTCGCCAAATGGGACGACTACAGCGACAAGCGCGAGCGGATGCTCAAGGAGACTCATACGGAATTTGCACCGTGGACGGTGATCCGCGCAAACGACAAGCGTCGCGCGCGGCTCAATCTCGTCCGTCACATGCTGAAGAAAATCGATTACGACAACAAGGACGACAAGGCGATCGGCGATCTCGACGACAAGATCATCGGCACCGGGCCTGGCTTTTTAAAATAG
- the phoR gene encoding phosphate regulon sensor histidine kinase PhoR, producing MARIRQQRTVLLAAIVIGLVALAAGMNKWAVLALLVFMIAIVLLNSMPAVQAKLAKEPEAEPEAPASLLPAVSATLAGLDIPVMLLSGDASVLYQNRAAEKAFGEVAIGAHISARLRSPGILDMLGETIATNTPNQIEHSERLPSERVYIVRSAPIDLGGAGNGEHFFLLSFRDISEVRRIDRMRSDFVANASHELRTPLASLRGFIETIQGPAKNDPKAQERFLGIMFDQTTRMSRLVDDLLSLSRLELKSHIAPDEKVDLVPLLGHVRDALVPLATEVGVEINLHLPEGKAEVLGDRDELVQVFENLIENACKYGQEGKVVDVRVKNTSGEAVEVSIADKGPGIPAEHVPRLTERFYRVNIEDSRSKKGTGLGLAIVKHILTRHRARLIVSSEIGKGTDFTVRF from the coding sequence GTGGCCCGCATCCGGCAGCAGCGAACGGTCCTTCTCGCGGCGATCGTCATCGGCCTCGTTGCGCTAGCGGCCGGCATGAACAAGTGGGCGGTGCTGGCGCTTCTTGTCTTCATGATCGCCATTGTGCTCTTAAACAGCATGCCGGCCGTGCAGGCAAAGCTTGCGAAAGAGCCGGAAGCCGAACCGGAAGCGCCCGCAAGTCTGCTGCCCGCCGTCTCCGCAACGCTGGCTGGCCTCGATATACCCGTGATGCTGCTGTCAGGCGATGCCTCCGTTCTCTACCAGAACCGGGCCGCGGAAAAGGCCTTTGGAGAAGTGGCGATCGGGGCGCATATTTCTGCACGCCTGCGCTCGCCGGGCATTCTGGACATGCTGGGAGAGACGATCGCCACCAATACTCCCAACCAGATCGAGCATTCCGAGCGCCTGCCGTCGGAGCGCGTCTACATTGTTCGCAGCGCGCCAATCGATCTCGGCGGTGCCGGGAATGGCGAGCACTTCTTCCTGCTTTCGTTCCGCGATATCTCCGAGGTGCGGCGTATCGATCGCATGCGGTCGGATTTTGTCGCCAATGCCAGCCATGAGCTGCGGACACCGCTTGCATCGCTCCGCGGCTTCATCGAGACCATCCAGGGTCCGGCAAAGAATGATCCGAAGGCGCAGGAGCGCTTCCTCGGCATCATGTTCGACCAGACGACCCGCATGAGCCGTCTTGTCGACGATCTTCTCTCGCTTTCCCGTCTTGAGCTCAAGTCGCACATCGCACCGGACGAAAAGGTCGATCTCGTGCCGCTGCTCGGCCATGTCAGGGACGCGCTTGTGCCGCTTGCCACGGAGGTTGGTGTCGAGATCAATCTGCACCTGCCGGAAGGCAAGGCGGAGGTTCTCGGAGACCGTGACGAACTGGTCCAGGTATTTGAGAATCTGATTGAGAATGCATGCAAGTACGGCCAGGAGGGCAAGGTCGTCGATGTTCGCGTCAAAAATACATCCGGCGAGGCGGTTGAAGTCAGCATCGCGGATAAGGGCCCGGGCATTCCCGCAGAGCACGTGCCGCGCCTCACGGAGCGCTTTTATCGGGTCAATATCGAGGATAGCCGCTCAAAGAAAGGCACCGGTCTCGGTCTGGCGATCGTCAAGCATATCCTGACGCGCCACCGCGCACGGCTGATCGTCAGCTCCGAAATCGGCAAGGGAACAGACTTCACCGTGCGTTTCTGA
- a CDS encoding GcrA family cell cycle regulator yields the protein MNWTDERVEKLKKLWSEGLSASQIAAQLGGVSRNAVIGKVHRLSLPGRAKAGGATTTARAPKRNTSAVRAPNYASRIATRTVTRQQGATMLKEEVEIDLMEEMDYRPAANVVVPISRRLGLTELTERTCKWPVGDPLKDDFHFCGCDSPDSSPYCSYHQRMAYQPVNERRRTAARAS from the coding sequence ATGAACTGGACAGACGAGCGAGTCGAAAAACTCAAGAAGCTTTGGTCCGAAGGGTTGAGCGCGAGCCAGATCGCGGCGCAACTCGGGGGAGTGAGCAGGAACGCGGTCATTGGCAAGGTCCACAGGCTTAGCCTTCCAGGCCGCGCCAAGGCTGGCGGCGCGACCACTACGGCACGCGCGCCGAAGCGCAACACTTCGGCTGTCCGCGCACCCAATTATGCATCGCGGATCGCGACCCGCACCGTCACGCGCCAGCAGGGCGCGACGATGCTCAAGGAAGAGGTCGAAATCGATCTCATGGAGGAGATGGACTATCGTCCGGCCGCAAACGTCGTCGTGCCGATCTCCCGCCGTCTCGGCCTGACGGAACTCACGGAGCGTACCTGCAAGTGGCCGGTTGGCGACCCGCTGAAGGACGACTTCCACTTCTGCGGCTGCGACAGCCCGGACTCTTCCCCATATTGCAGCTATCACCAGCGCATGGCCTACCAGCCGGTCAACGAACGCCGCCGGACCGCAGCCCGCGCAAGCTGA